CATCCTCATCCTTTGCAACGATTTCAATCTCTGTTTTTGGTAGGAGGTCAACTTTGTAATCTCTTCCTCTGTAACTCTCTGTTATGCCCAGTTGTATTCCTCTTCCTTTCACTTCTTTGACTGTCATACCATGGCATCCTATTTCTTCAAGGGCCTGTTTTACATCTTCCAGTTTGTCGGGCCTTATGATTGTGACTATTTTTTTCATTGATACCACCTCAGAATCTTTCTCTTAATATTCCATTATTGGATACGTGCCATTTATACGTATTTATGACAGTCTGTAACCGGATTCCTCGTGTAGATTAATGTCCAGTCCCTGAACCTCATGTTCTTCATCAACCCTGAGACCAATGGTTTTGTCAATGATCTTGCCAATGAGGAGGGTCATCAAGAATGCGTAGATACCTACAGATACAATTGCAAGGAGCTGAACACCAAGTAAATGTACCTGGCCGAACAACAATCCTCCTGTGGTTATGCTGTTTATCAGGGGGCTTGCGAAGATTCCCACTCCAATACTTCCAATTATACCGGATATTCCGTGTATACCAAATACATCCAGAGCATCATCGTAGCCTAGGCGGGGTTTTATGTATGAAACAGCGTAGTATCCGCATACTGCAGCCACGAAACCTATTACCATGGCTGAAGTGAAGTTAACGTATCCTGCTGCAGGTGTTATTGCTGCAAGACCTGCTATTGCACCAGAAAGAGCACCAAGAAGTGTTGGTTTTCCTGTTTTAACCTTGTCCATAAGCATCCATGCAAGCATTCCAACTGCTGCTGAAGCATTGGTGACTATCATGGCTGATACTGCAAGGTTACTTGCTCCAAGGGCTGAGCCTGCGTTGAATCCGAACCAGCCGAACCATAGAAGTCCTGTACCTATGATGGAGTATCCAAGGTGGTGAGGTAGAAGCCTGGAATTTTTACGTGCTCCTAGTAGTAATACTAGGGCTAATGCGGCCATACCGCAGTTTACATGTACAACTATGCCTCCTGCAAAGTCAAGAGCTCCCATCTGAGCTAACCATCCCCCACCCCACATCCAGTGGGCCACAGGTAAATACACGAGTGTTAACCATACTGGAATGAATGCGAGCCATGCTGAAAATTTCATCCTTTCAACCACAGCACCTGATATCAGGGCTATGGTGATGGCTGCAAATGTCATCTGGAATATGGCAAACAATCCTGTTGGAATGGTTGGTGCATAGGTTGAAAGGGTGTTTGCCTCTAAAACTCCACCGAAAAATGGATTTGCAAGTTGTCCCATAACTCCCCATACATCAGCGCCGAATGCAAGGTCGTAACCGTAGATGAACCATAGAACGCTTACAATTGCGAAGCTGACGAATGATAAAAATATAGTGTTTAAAACGTTTTCTCTCCGGGTTAAGCCCCCATAAAAGAGTGCCACACCGGGTATAGTCATTAAAATTACAAGAGCTGTGGATATCAGCATCCAAGCTGTATCCCCAGAGTTAATACCTGGAATCATTATGTTTCCTCCATTAATTTCATGTTAACCTTAATTTGATCCTGCCTTTCAAGACCTGAATTTAAATGAGCATAAATGACTTGAATAGCAATTGTTTCCTAAATATGATGTTTTACTATACTCCCTTAACTTATGGTTCAATTCTGAACTGGCTTAACCTCCACAGACAGGAAAGGGTACTGTAGGAAAAAGGCATCCGTTTGTTATGGGATATAGGAAACATACTTCCGAAATATTTCTTTTCAATTTATTATATAAATGTTTGTGGTACAATCCAATGGACCAATTAAAACAAGTATTATAATATTTACATCACTAAAATCAAGTTAAATGTAAAATTAATCATGAATTAATCCAAATATTTTAATTTAAGAGGATATTATGACCATAAGATGTGAATTAAAAGGGAATCATTAACTGAAGTGTTGAGTATTTTAATAATAATTGTTTAAAAAAAATATTCTAAAAAAAGAGTTAAAAAAAGGTTTGAAGATCCCTCATCAGTACTTGATTGGGGATTCTAAACCTGCAAGCTTAACACCCGTATAAGCTGAAGCTTCAACTGTTAAAGCCCTTAGATCATCTTTTTCAAGTTTGCTCACGTCTGTGTTACCTGCCTGTTGGGTGAGCATTACAGCTTCCTCAGTCATGGCTTCTATGTAACGCGCAACCCTTTTACCACCTTCCATGTAATCAAGGCGGCGTCTGAGCTGTGGGTTCTGTGTTGCAATTCCTTTTCTGCAGGTTCCAGCGTAACAAGTCTGGCAGACTCTGCAGCCTATTGAAACCAGTGCAGCAGTTCCAATGTAAACTGCATCTGCTCCAAGAGCTATGGCTTTTGCAACATCTGCACCGTTTCTTATACCTCCGGCTGCAACCAAACTAACTTCTTTACGCAGGTTAACCTGTTTAAGGGCTTCATCTGCCTCAACTATGGCTGCTATGGTTGGCACACCAGAGTGTTCCGTTACAACGTCAGGTCCAGCTCCTGTTCCTCCCTGCATACCGTCCACAACAATTATGTCGGCACCAGCCTTTGCTGCAATTTTAACATCGTCACTGACACGTCCAGATGTGAATTTAACCATTATTGGAACCTTCCAGTCTGTTATCTCACGAAGCTGGGATATCTTCATGCTCAGATCCTCTGGTCCAACTATGTCCATATGACGGGCTGGGCTCAGTGCATCTGTTCCCTCAGGTATCATCCTTATACGTGAAACATCTGCTGTGACCTTTTCACCAAGCAGATGTCCGCCCATACCAGATTTTGCACCCTGACCAATCTTTATCTCAATGGCCTCAGAGTTGTTGAGGTACTCTGCTGAAACACCGAAACGTCCTGAAGCATACTGTGCTATGAGTTTTGACGCATATTTCCTCTCTTCAGGTAGCATTCCACCTTCACCAGTGTTGGTTGCTGTTCCTGCAAGTGTTGCACCCATTGCAAGGGCTATTTTGGCTTCTTTGCTCAGGGCTCCGAAGGACATTGCAGCTATCATTATTGGTGTGTCAATGATAAGTGGGTTTTCAGCGTACCTTGAACCCAGCACAACACGGGTGTTACATGGTTCCCTGTACTTGTCTATTGGGGGCCTTGAAACCTGTGCAGGCACGATTGTAATGTCATCGAAGGTTGGTATGACCCTTGTAGCTCCGCATCCACGGACCTTGTATGATCCTTCGCTGGACTTCCTGTTGATCTCAACGAGATCAGAAAGTGACCAGACATTCCTGCGGTCTTCTGGAACTGCATTAACTTCTATTGCATTGTTTGGACACATCTCTTCACATATCCTGCATCCAACACAGTTTTCATGGTGAACTGGGTATGGTTCATCATCTATTATTTCATAAACATCATGAGGACAGTTGTTGTAACAGGAGTAACAGTTCTGACAGAGCTTCTCATCCCTGTTGTCGCACATGTACCAGCAGCAGCCAGGGCGGTCGAAGTTCCTCCTGCAAAGATATTTGTCTCTTTCAACTTTAAACGGCAATTAAAACTCCTCCTTTATTCGTCCTTAACTTTTAGTGATTTAAAAACAGGACATGCTGCATACTTGGTTCCTGATGCCTTGAGTACATCTGCAACATTACCCGTAAGTTTTGCCTCAGGTTTCCATGGTTCAAGACGGCTCTTATCCACCACCATAACTTCATCAACAACGTTCTTGGATAATGCATAATTCAAGAGTGCTGTTGCAACTCCACCATCCTGACCGTTGATCATAGGGGCCTTTGCAGACACTACTTTGATGTAATCGCCTAGAGGCTTTTTATCATTCTCTTTGTTCAGTAAATCATCTGTTACGTAGGTTCTGGGACATGCAACGTAGCAGAGGTTGCATCCTTCAGGACATTTTCCCTTGATCTGTGGTTTTCTGTCATCTATGGATATGATGTTCTCAGGACACACATATTCGCATGCTCCACAGAGTACGCAGGCACCAATGTCAATAACATCACATTTGAGGTCTGAAAACTGACACTTTGAGACTTCTTCTTCAAAATCGTCACGTGAAATTGGTCTTCTGTAGATAACAGGCCTTGCAACCTTTTCCCGTTTCATTATTTCTTCTTTGTTATCCTTCTTTTTTTTGTTTGCAAGTTTTTCAATCAGTTTAAGTCCAGATTCGGTAATGGGCTTTGTTTCGATGTATTTGTCCTTTTCAGCATTTTCAAGAAGTTTTAATCCTTCATCTGTTCTCACCACAACTGTTGACCAGCCGTCTTCTGATCCAACTGATCCAACGGATACATCTGAAAGCTCTGATGTGAAGTCCATGCAGATGTTGCAGCTTTTACGGCTGCAGGTTTTTGCCTCATCAAGTGGTATCTTCACCAGACGATCCTCTGTCAGGAAGAACCAGGCATAACCTTTTTCAACCCTGCATTCAACAACATCCTTCATATCCACATCGTGCTGTTTAAGAAGCTTTTTCATGTAGCTGTAGGAGAAGTTTTCCATGCAGAAGAGTCCTATTTTAAGGTCCACGGGTGAGTCTCCAAGGTACTCCTGGAAGCTGTCCATCTTTTTGGCAGCTATTATCTGACATGGAGTTCCAACCATTGCAACCCTTTCTCTTTTAGCAGTACTCTGGTTTTCTGTCATTATCCTTCCTCCGATTTTTTACCATAGAAAGGTCTTTTGCTTCTTGGAACTATCTTCTTGAAATCATCGTACTTCTCATCTTCAAGGTCAAATTCGTACTTGGTTAAAAGTTCTTTGAGTTCCTTTTTATCCTCTTCGTTTACCTTCTTAACTTTAGCATTTTTTCCGAGGCTTTTAATGTTTCCAAGAACGTAGATAACTCCTCTTATTATTGATTCACCTGCATCCTCTGAGATATCTCCGAGTACAACTATTCGGCCACCCATCATGAAAAGTCCGCTCATGAAACCTGAACTTCCTCCAACAATGATGGTGCCGTTTTTCATTATCTCGCCAGTCCTTGAACCAACATCCTTTCTTACAACAACTGTTCCGCCATAAATTCCCTGTCCAACCCCGTCACCGGCTGATCCATCAACTATAACTTCCCCATCAGTCATGTTGTCGGCTGGGAACCATCCTGCATTCTCAGTTATGTGTATTTTTGCCCCATGTATCATGGTACCCACGAAGTAACCTGCAGAACCATTTATAACAAGTTCAACAGGTTCTGTAAGGCCTGCAGCCAGATAATGCATCGCATTAGGATTTTTAACAGTGACTCTGTCGTATTCTGTTGCAGCTTCCTTTATTGCCCGGTTAACTTCTCTAGGTGTTTTGTGATTAACATCAATTTCAAATTCCTTCATTAAAATCACCTGAAACTTTATTAATTTGAATGTATCTTTTTTTAGAGATTAAATGGTGTAGGCCCTGGTTTCTCCTGGTGCTATCTGTTCAACGTTGTGTGTGTCCATGACTTCACGAAGGGATACTTCTTCTGATGCTATTGCAAAAACATCATCATTTTCAGCCATAACACCTGGTCTAAGTCCAAGCTGATCCTTTGCTATTCCCACACCGTTAGGTGTTCCAACTATGTATGAAAAAGGTCCGTCCATATCTTTAACTGACTGTTCAAGGGCTTCTTCAAGTTTGTAACCTTCTGAAAGTTTGTCTGCCATGTAATGAACTATACATTCTGTATCATTGTTGGTCTCAAATATGTGTCCTTTCCTCTCCAGAGGATCCCTTATCTTCCAGTAATTGGTTATCTGGCCGTTGTGGACCACTGTGATATCTGGTATGATGTAACTCTGGAATGGATGTGCATGGTACCTGTCCACGATACTTTCGGTTGAAAAACGGGTGTGACCTATTCCATGGGTTCCCATTTTGGATGATGTGTCATACCTTGCAGCTATATCCTTAACAAGGCCAACATCTTTTATCATTTCAAATGAATGAGCTCCATTGAGAACCATTACATCTTCTATTTTGTCTATTTCCATTATAAGTGGCTTAAGTGCTCCAAATGATTTAAGAGCAATTTTGCACCGGTATATAATGTAATTTTCAACTGAAGGAATTATTTCCTCACTTTTTATGGGCGTAACTGTGTTCACAGTACTTTTCACAGCTTCAAGAAGACCTGGTTTCTCTTTAACTTCAATGTTTAAGAGGTACTCGTTTTCTTCTAAACCAAGACCTCCGTATATTGCGAAACCTGCAGAATCTGGTCCTCGGTGTTGTAGGGCATCTAACATTTTGGTTAATGCATCCCCTACAGGGTGAAGCTTTTTATCTTTAAAAACTACTCCTGCTATTCCACACACTTTAATACCTCCTTTATGAAGTACTCATGAATTGTTGTATCGTCTGTGAGCTCTGGATGAAACGAAGTTGCAACATGATGTTCATATGCAACTGCAACTATCTTACCATGGAGTTTGGCAAGTACATCCACATCAGCGCCTGTTTTTAGGGCGTAGGGTGCTCTTATGAACACTCCTCTGTACTTACCTCCAAATATTTCGATTTCATCCTCAAATGAAGCTTTTTGACGGCCAAATCCATTTCGTTTAACTTTCATATCTATTAATCCGAGTAAAGGCTGTTCATAATCACTTTCTTTAGATAGGAGCACCATTCCAGCACAGGTTCCCATAACAGCTATTTTTTGATTTACTATTACATCCATGATACCTGTTTCTTT
The Methanobacterium aggregans DNA segment above includes these coding regions:
- a CDS encoding P-II family nitrogen regulator, with translation MKKIVTIIRPDKLEDVKQALEEIGCHGMTVKEVKGRGIQLGITESYRGRDYKVDLLPKTEIEIVAKDEDVEAITNKIVETARTGDIGDGKIFISPVDEVIRIRTGERGDKAI
- a CDS encoding ammonium transporter, producing the protein MIPGINSGDTAWMLISTALVILMTIPGVALFYGGLTRRENVLNTIFLSFVSFAIVSVLWFIYGYDLAFGADVWGVMGQLANPFFGGVLEANTLSTYAPTIPTGLFAIFQMTFAAITIALISGAVVERMKFSAWLAFIPVWLTLVYLPVAHWMWGGGWLAQMGALDFAGGIVVHVNCGMAALALVLLLGARKNSRLLPHHLGYSIIGTGLLWFGWFGFNAGSALGASNLAVSAMIVTNASAAVGMLAWMLMDKVKTGKPTLLGALSGAIAGLAAITPAAGYVNFTSAMVIGFVAAVCGYYAVSYIKPRLGYDDALDVFGIHGISGIIGSIGVGIFASPLINSITTGGLLFGQVHLLGVQLLAIVSVGIYAFLMTLLIGKIIDKTIGLRVDEEHEVQGLDINLHEESGYRLS
- a CDS encoding glutamate synthase-related protein; the encoded protein is MPFKVERDKYLCRRNFDRPGCCWYMCDNRDEKLCQNCYSCYNNCPHDVYEIIDDEPYPVHHENCVGCRICEEMCPNNAIEVNAVPEDRRNVWSLSDLVEINRKSSEGSYKVRGCGATRVIPTFDDITIVPAQVSRPPIDKYREPCNTRVVLGSRYAENPLIIDTPIMIAAMSFGALSKEAKIALAMGATLAGTATNTGEGGMLPEERKYASKLIAQYASGRFGVSAEYLNNSEAIEIKIGQGAKSGMGGHLLGEKVTADVSRIRMIPEGTDALSPARHMDIVGPEDLSMKISQLREITDWKVPIMVKFTSGRVSDDVKIAAKAGADIIVVDGMQGGTGAGPDVVTEHSGVPTIAAIVEADEALKQVNLRKEVSLVAAGGIRNGADVAKAIALGADAVYIGTAALVSIGCRVCQTCYAGTCRKGIATQNPQLRRRLDYMEGGKRVARYIEAMTEEAVMLTQQAGNTDVSKLEKDDLRALTVEASAYTGVKLAGLESPIKY
- a CDS encoding Coenzyme F420 hydrogenase/dehydrogenase, beta subunit C-terminal domain, encoding MTENQSTAKRERVAMVGTPCQIIAAKKMDSFQEYLGDSPVDLKIGLFCMENFSYSYMKKLLKQHDVDMKDVVECRVEKGYAWFFLTEDRLVKIPLDEAKTCSRKSCNICMDFTSELSDVSVGSVGSEDGWSTVVVRTDEGLKLLENAEKDKYIETKPITESGLKLIEKLANKKKKDNKEEIMKREKVARPVIYRRPISRDDFEEEVSKCQFSDLKCDVIDIGACVLCGACEYVCPENIISIDDRKPQIKGKCPEGCNLCYVACPRTYVTDDLLNKENDKKPLGDYIKVVSAKAPMINGQDGGVATALLNYALSKNVVDEVMVVDKSRLEPWKPEAKLTGNVADVLKASGTKYAACPVFKSLKVKDE
- a CDS encoding GltB/FmdC/FwdC-like GXGXG domain-containing protein, whose amino-acid sequence is MKEFEIDVNHKTPREVNRAIKEAATEYDRVTVKNPNAMHYLAAGLTEPVELVINGSAGYFVGTMIHGAKIHITENAGWFPADNMTDGEVIVDGSAGDGVGQGIYGGTVVVRKDVGSRTGEIMKNGTIIVGGSSGFMSGLFMMGGRIVVLGDISEDAGESIIRGVIYVLGNIKSLGKNAKVKKVNEEDKKELKELLTKYEFDLEDEKYDDFKKIVPRSKRPFYGKKSEEG
- a CDS encoding glutamine amidotransferase, giving the protein MCGIAGVVFKDKKLHPVGDALTKMLDALQHRGPDSAGFAIYGGLGLEENEYLLNIEVKEKPGLLEAVKSTVNTVTPIKSEEIIPSVENYIIYRCKIALKSFGALKPLIMEIDKIEDVMVLNGAHSFEMIKDVGLVKDIAARYDTSSKMGTHGIGHTRFSTESIVDRYHAHPFQSYIIPDITVVHNGQITNYWKIRDPLERKGHIFETNNDTECIVHYMADKLSEGYKLEEALEQSVKDMDGPFSYIVGTPNGVGIAKDQLGLRPGVMAENDDVFAIASEEVSLREVMDTHNVEQIAPGETRAYTI
- the pdxT gene encoding pyridoxal 5'-phosphate synthase glutaminase subunit PdxT; the encoded protein is MITIGILDLQGDVSEHFEITKRTLDKMGVEARVLKVKTATEVSECNGIIISGGESTVIGKLMKETGIMDVIVNQKIAVMGTCAGMVLLSKESDYEQPLLGLIDMKVKRNGFGRQKASFEDEIEIFGGKYRGVFIRAPYALKTGADVDVLAKLHGKIVAVAYEHHVATSFHPELTDDTTIHEYFIKEVLKCVE